ATTTGGCATCCGCAAATCGGGCGACACCGTGAGTCTGGGGTCTGTTAGTGGCTGGttgggggttgtgcctccggcggctggggcgctgccccagaccccgttgtgcttgcttcgcaagcaGCGCGTGGGGGCCGCGGTGTAGGGTAGTGGACAGCAAATTTGAGGAGTTTGGACCAGAACCACTTGGTAAAAGTGGCTGATGTTGGATGAGATGCGGGTGAATGGGGTTGCTAAAGGTGAAGACAGAGCCATCTGAAAATAGCAGGGAGAGAAATGGGTTTACAGGGTACTTACTTGGAGACGCCATCGGGCAGAATGAATAACTCGAAACGGTCTGGGGCGTTCATTTTGTCTGTTTGTGTGTTACCTCAGCCGCCGTCTGTCTGATCAGGTGTGAAGTATTTCAGACTCGTGAAGCTCTGACTGTATTCGGTaatgcagctgctgccagatgGCACTCTTAAAGCATGTTATGCTTGTACCGGGTCTCACGCCAGGCTGACAGCTCAGTTGACAGAAGCCTGTGAATTTTATGGTCAAGATTCGTTTGTTGGTCAAGAGGATCTTCCAGTCCGTCACTAATTTCAGCTCTGTTCTCTGAGCTGAAAACTCCAAGAGACTTTGGGGGTCGATTTGAGTAGCTCTCACGGGATAGCCATACTACTGTCCTATATGAACATATTATTCACATTGCCAAGTATCACTATCGGATGGCTATCTATCCACCATATAATTTGTTTTACAGTTggttattatttatttaaccATTGATGATTGATATCCAGCCAATGATTCCACACTTGAATCGCCTGAACTGTCTGCCAACTCTCAATTCTGAACCCGACAGGCAGCAATCAACCCTGAAAGTGGCATGTacctccagcggctggggctctaccgcagaccccgtagctcctgctcagCAGGAGACGGCTGGGCCCGTCgacgccccgactcgagcgcagcgagaggagcaaccagggtctggggcggagccccagccgccggaggcattccccggaccctgcatctCAGCTCCGCGGCCCACTTGGAGCCGATGACGCGCCTGTTGGGTGCCGACAGCGGCAGCCGGGACCAGCCGTGCAACGCAGCGGGAGATGGCAGAACCCTGGCCCTGAGAGTATCGAGAGTGGTGAATGCGCTTGTCTGAGAGCGACACAGTCGACTTTTTGTTTACCACTGcaacttcaccaccatcgGTTTTTGATTAAGCAATTGCCGGTGTACCCAGAAACCCAAGCTTATTTGTTTGAGGCCGAGTTCTCgatccaccagcagcaaatcACGTCTCTCATCCAACCCGTGATTGAGCGCCGGTGACGAAAAACCGTGCTGCCAGTCGCATTTCACTTTCGACCTGGGATTCTGACACAAGTGAAAAAAACGGTCACCCGTGAATACAATCAAACCAGTCGGAATATAAATCTATCACCACAAATCAAGTTTGCAACGAAGAACAGGATTTCTGAAATCTCTAGAAAATGTCGGGCCAGGAATGGAACATCCATTCACAGCAGGACGGCTCGCAACCGCCTCCTCCTCCCGATGCTAACCGCCATCACCAGACGTTTGTGTAAGTTTTTTGGCTGGggggtgtgtgcctccggcggctggggcgttgccccagaccccgttgtgctcgcttcgcgagcggcgtggGGACTGGGGTTGTTAGTGGGGTGCTGTTGCCGTGGCTGGGGAAGTGCCAGCGAGCGACGGTCTGGATGAAGCGACTGCTGCTAGGAATGGTTGAGTTTTGAGTGTTTTGTTCACGGATCCAGTGTGTATGAGACTCAAGTTTCGTAGATGCTAATGGTTGAATGGTTTGATGGTATCGTGAGACACACTCATTTGTGAGACATTATTAGCGGTCACACCAgtcacagcagcagtatcggcatcagcatcggcatcagcatcagcatcagctggAAAATAGTAGCCAGTAGAACAGTGGTGCCACTGTTTTGACgagttttgttttttaatgGCATTTTAATTATACCAATAATTTGTCATCATTCTCAGGATATTTACTAACTGAATGACAGAACCCCACAAGGAGGTCACCCTGTTCTGCCACCACCTGCTTCACTTAATGGAGCTGGATCATCTCGTAAGTGACACCAGCAATGGAAACAAATGTGCTCGAGGAGTCTGTCACATTGCTCCCACAACTTGGATTTGATTCCAATGACCGCCATTCGCTTCGCTAAAGCTCCTACGTGCCTGAAGTTGCGACCTTGTACCCCAGtaagctcgcgaagcgagcactacggggtctggggcagcgccccagccgccggaggcacataTCCAACCAATTTCAGAACCGGCTGGTCCCAAGtaagctcgcgaagcgagcacaacggggtctggggcagcgccccagccgccggaggcacggtcACCACCCCCCAAGAACCCCTAAGGAGCCCTAAAACTAACAAGAATCGCAGTTCCAGGCCAAGGAAGGCCGTATTACTCGTCGTTGCCGTCGATTTCGGGGTTGAGTGGTGGTCCTGGGGGTCCACCTCCACGGAGCACCTCGCCAGGGGGTGTACACccacaccagcaccagcatcagccaAGTCCAGGCCAGGGTGGAGCAGGACCTCATTCGTTACAAAATCAGGGTCCAGGtggtcagcagcagccccaGGGACAACCTGGAAATGGCCATTCGCAgcctcagcagcaacagccgGGTCAACAGCCAGGTCAGCCAGGCCCACCAGGtccacaacaacaacccGGCCAACAACAGCGTCAAATGCCTGGTCACCCgtctccaccacctccaccaccacctcctccacccTCGCAATCTCATAACATGCTCTCAATTCAGTCGCTCAGCGGTGCTGGAGGTCCTCCTCCACCTGCTTCTCAGTCCAACCGATCTCCTCCAGTCGGTCCAACCGCGGCTTTGgctcaacagcagcaacaacaaccatcATCTGGTCCAGGAACCTCGTCTGTGGGTCCTTTACCTCCTCAACAGAGCCCTCAACTCCAAACAGTGCCTCCTCCACCCTCACAGGCCTCTGGATTGAGTTCGCTGGCTCAACTTGGCGGAGCCGCCGCAGGCACTGCGGCGCAGGGTCCGCCCGGCGGACATGGcccaccacctccatctCAAACAGCATCTCAAACAGGACCTGCTCCTGGTGGTCTTGGCCAGCCACAAATCCCTCCAACATCACCCaaccagcaacaccagcaacaacagcagtcgGCAGGACTTCCTCCCTCGGCAGCTCAAGTCCTCCAACCAAGCCCAATCCAGTCGGCCCAGCAAATCGCCGAGGCCGCGGCGTACCGCCCTTTGAATGTCAAGGACGCTTTGTCGTACCTCGACCAGGTCAAAGTCCAATTCCAGAACCAGCCGGACGTGTATAACCACTTCCTGGATATCATGAAGGACTTCAAGAGCCACAGGTAAGTGCCCGggaatgcctccggcggctggggctgcgccccagaccccccggctcctctcgctgcgctcgagtcggatgtcgacggtcccagcagctccgcgaagcggagcacagcggggtctggggcagcgccccagccgccggaggcacagtcCCCGGTCCAGAAATAGTTTACTAACTTTGCAGTATTGATACCCCTGGGGTTATCGACAGGGTGTCGAGTTTGTTCCGTGGCCACCCGAATTTGATTCAGGGGTTTAACACGTTTTTGCCGCCCGGGTACCGTATCGAGTGCTCGATGGATCCTATGGATCCTAACCCGATTCGTGTTACGACGCCCATGGGTACTACCAGCAGACCCGATGGTGAGCCTACTATCCCGTATCCGGGAGATGGAAGGTGGGGTGGTCCTCCTCAGGGTCCTGGTCAAGGTCTTCCTCCTGTGGCAGGTCAACCGCAGTTACAGGGTCCTGGACAGGTTCAGGTTTTGGAGCAACAGCAGGTTCAGCCACCTGGGGTTCCAGGCCAGCAGCCTCAGGGACCTCATCCTCAGTACCAGAGAGTGCCATCTGTGACTGAATTGGGTCCAGGCGGTGCTGGAGGACTGCCTCCTCAGTTGcagcaaccacaacaaccaccTCAGCAGCCtggtcagcagcaacctCAGTATCCAGGTTACTTGGCtgaacaacagcaacaacaacaacagcagcagcagcaacaacaacaacagcagcaacaacagcaacagcaacagcaacaacagcagcatccaatGGGTCCCCCAGATCCTCAGACTCAACCGTTTAATAGCAACGGTGCCATGTCAGAATTGCATGCCGCTGCGAATGGCGGGCGTCCTCCGATGATGACGGAGCAACAAAGAAGACAGGGAGGTGGTCCAGTCGAGTTCAACCATGCTATTAACTACGtgaacaagatcaagaacagATTTGCATCTCAACCTGAGATTTACAAGAACTTTTTGGAGATCTTGCAGACTTATCAACGCGAGCAGTTGCGCATTGCTGAGGTTTACACTCAAGTCACTTTGTTATTTAAGGAAGCTCCTGATTTGTTGGAGGATTTCAAACAGTTCCTTCCTGATACCTCTCAGCCTCAAGGACAAATGGGCCCAGGTGCTGGTGGCCAGGAGGCTATGAGATTACCTCCAGTGGGTAATTTTGCTCCTCCTGGGTctattggtgctggtggcccagctgctgcaattGGCAGAGATGCTGGTATTGGTCCTGGTGGtaagaagaaaaagggAGGCGCTACAAACGCTGAACAGGcttaccagcaacagcaacaacaacagcagcaacagcttcaaatgcagcagcaacaacaggcCATATCTCAACAGTATGGCGGTTATAACATTGACTCGAATAATGGAGTTCCTGTGTCTAGTTTGAGATCGGGTGGTCCTACCATTGCCGGTACCGGCCGTGGTGGTAAAGGTAaaggagctggtggtaataTGATGATTCGCGAGCCGAGTCCCACTTTAGTACCAGCAATTCCCGAACCATTACCTCCCCCATCGCGGTCTGGCGGTCTTCATGATGAAATCGCCTTTTTCGACAAGGTCAAGAAGTTTATTGGTAATAAGCAAACTTATAACGAGTTCTTGaaaatcatcaatttgTTCACCCAGAAGATTATTGATAAAAATGTTCTTGTTGAGCGGGTCGATGGATTTATTGGTAACAATAAAGAGCTCATGGACTGGTTCAAGCGATTTGTCAAATATGAAGGAAAACCGTTGCACATTGAGAACATTGTTCATAAGAAGCACAATCTGGACCTGTCCTTGTGTCGGTCATATGGTCCATCATATAGATTGCTTCCCAAGAGTGAGACTTTGATGCCATGTTCGGGTCGAGATGAGATGTGTTGGGAGGTTTTGAATGACGAGTGGGTTGTTCACCCTACTTGGGCTTCAGAAGACTCTGGATTTGTATCTCACCGTAAGAATCAGTACGAAGAGATTTTGTATCGAGTAGAAGAGGAACGACATGAATACGATTATTATATCGGATCTAACCTCCGTACCATTCAAACTTTGGAGACTATTGCTAACCGTATTGCTAATTTGACTAATGAGGAAAAGGCAATCTTCAAGTTGCAACCTAAATTAGGAACTGACTCGACCATTTATCAAAAGATCATTCGCAAGATTTATGACAAGGAAAAGGGACTCGAGGTCATTGAAGCTCTTCATGAGAATCCTGCTGTTGCGGTGCCTATTGTGTTGCGTCGGTTGAAACAGAAGGACGAGGAATGGAAACGTGCTCACCGTGAATGGAACAAAGTGTGGCGTGAAACTGAGCAAAAGATCTTTTACAAGTCACTGGATCATATTGGTTTGACGTTTAAACAAACTGATAAAAAACTTCTTACTACCAGAAGTCTTGTATCTGAAATTACTACTGTCAAGGCTGAACAGAACTCCAAACGTAAGAACCCTGCTCTGCCCTTACCAAAGTCACAATTAGTTTTCAAAATGGCTGATAATGACGTTCTTCTTGACATTTTACGTCTTGTATTGAGCTTTTTGGAGCACGGTGGCTCTTATTCAAGCAATGACAGAGAACGTATGGAAGCTTTCTTCCGGTCTTTCTTGGAGCTTTTCTTCTCGCTCCCTCCTAATCTGATTTCTGAGAGGTTCCCCGAGAATGAGGGCCGCaagtcttcttctcctgaaGCTGAAGACGAATCTAAAActgatggtggtgctgctgctactgctgctggagctgttaGTAATGGCAGCACTGGCGCTGGTGGTTCGAAGAAACGTGCTAGAGAGCCTTCAGGAGATTTATTGCGAGATGTTCTTAAAAAGTCTCGATTCAACGGTAGAGCTGATCTGTCACCTTCTGCCGAAGTGGAACTGGATACTGAGACGGACAGCCCTGCTGAAACTCCAGTTCCCAGTGCTGAAGACACAACTGGTGCTGAAAATACTAACATCCCACGATTCGGCGATTCTGAAGATGCTTGGTTGAAGCATGCTCAAACTTCTCCATCGCCTGAACTCGGCGCCAAGAATGACAACCAGAAGAGAGAGGTGTTTAATCTGTTTGCGAACACCACTATTTACGTGTTTGTTCGTATTTTACAAATTTTGTATGATCGACTGGAAGAAGTCAAGGGGTACGAATCACTTGTATCGGAGGAGATTGCTAACAGTTTTAATGTTGATTTTGCCAATGACCTTGGTCTGTACGACACCAAACTGGCCGATATGGGACTCCGCTTTGATAGTAAAGATTGCTATGGCCAGCTGCTTTCGTTGTCTGAACGATTGATTGAGGGCGAGGTCGAACACCAGTGGTTCGAAGAGGCTATTAGACAAGCTTATAGAAACAGGGCTTACAAGTTCTACACGATAGATAAGATTGTGCAGGCACTTGTTAAACATGTCCATGCCATTGTTGGCGACCAAAAGTCGTCTGATGTTTTGGTTCTGTTCCAAGCTGACCGGGTCGAGCCACTTAGTGACATTAAGAAACAAATTGCTTACAGAATGCAagtcaagaagattatcGGATCCGATGAGAGTTTATTCCGTATTGACTGGAACGATGAAGAGAAGCGGATTGGATTCCAGTTCCTTGGCAACTACGACTTGACCATGAGAGACATCAAAAAGGCAGAAGACAAGTGGAACTATTACTTGACATCTTATATGATGAGCGTGCCCACTGAGGGAGTCGCTCTAGACAGAATCAAGGCACCACTGCTGTACCGATCAATGATCGAGCTGGTTGACGAAAATTATCCATTTGTGATCATCGAGCAAGGACTCATGGCCCGTGTTTGTATGAACACGTACAAGCTGTTTTTCGAAGCAGGCACGGTAGATTTCTTCACCAGACCCGGTGTAGACAATTCAGTTTTGAGAACCCCTGCTGTGCTTGAAGGCAGAAAAAACCGTTGGTCGAGCATCATTGATGGTCCAGATGGATGGAAATCGGGACTCAGTGAGACGGATATCAAGAACACTGAGGATCGATTCAAGATTTGGGAAGAGCAAGGACCCGaagcttttgaaaagtGGGAGGCTCCCgtggttgctgttgagcCCGAGGCTACTGCCAACGGTACCAGCGATGaacaaaccaaccaaaccgaagctgctgttgtccCCACTGGTGAGACCACAGTTGATGAAGCCAAGCCTCTCGAAGCTCCTGCTGATGCTATGGAAGTGGAGACCACATCCAACGGAGTGAAAGCTGCTGACGACACCACCTCTGAACCAGCTGCCGGCGAACCCAGCTCGGAAAAGTCCGAAGTAGTTGCACCTGAGTCCAAGCTCACGACCGATGACGAACCCAAACCGAAGCTGGATGCTTCATCTGAAGTTAAATCTGAGAACGATTCCAAGCCTGAACCTTCTGCTGGCGAGCAAGAAGCATCTGCCGCAGCTGCCACCGAAACTTCATCCCCCTCTTCTGCCCCAACGTCAACCACCAATCCTGCTGGAGACGCTGACCAGCAGCCTCCCAAAGCTGCTGACGGAGACGTTGAAATGAGCGGTTAATCTGCCTAACTTATATCTATTTGtcgtttttgttttctttgtaTTAATGATCTTTCGTAAATAACTCAAAAC
This is a stretch of genomic DNA from Sugiyamaella lignohabitans strain CBS 10342 chromosome C, complete sequence. It encodes these proteins:
- the SIN3 gene encoding transcriptional regulator SIN3 codes for the protein MPGHPSPPPPPPPPPPSQSHNMLSIQSLSGAGGPPPPASQSNRSPPVGPTAALAQQQQQQPSSGPGTSSVGPLPPQQSPQLQTVPPPPSQASGLSSLAQLGGAAAGTAAQGPPGGHGPPPPSQTASQTGPAPGGLGQPQIPPTSPNQQHQQQQQSAGLPPSAAQVLQPSPIQSAQQIAEAAAYRPLNVKDALSYLDQVKVQFQNQPDVYNHFLDIMKDFKSHR
- the SIN3 gene encoding transcriptional regulator SIN3, whose protein sequence is MDPNPIRVTTPMGTTSRPDGEPTIPYPGDGRWGGPPQGPGQGLPPVAGQPQLQGPGQVQVLEQQQVQPPGVPGQQPQGPHPQYQRVPSVTELGPGGAGGLPPQLQQPQQPPQQPGQQQPQYPGYLAEQQQQQQQQQQQQQQQQQQQQQQQQQQQHPMGPPDPQTQPFNSNGAMSELHAAANGGRPPMMTEQQRRQGGGPVEFNHAINYVNKIKNRFASQPEIYKNFLEILQTYQREQLRIAEVYTQVTLLFKEAPDLLEDFKQFLPDTSQPQGQMGPGAGGQEAMRLPPVGNFAPPGSIGAGGPAAAIGRDAGIGPGGKKKKGGATNAEQAYQQQQQQQQQQLQMQQQQQAISQQYGGYNIDSNNGVPVSSLRSGGPTIAGTGRGGKGKGAGGNMMIREPSPTLVPAIPEPLPPPSRSGGLHDEIAFFDKVKKFIGNKQTYNEFLKIINLFTQKIIDKNVLVERVDGFIGNNKELMDWFKRFVKYEGKPLHIENIVHKKHNLDLSLCRSYGPSYRLLPKSETLMPCSGRDEMCWEVLNDEWVVHPTWASEDSGFVSHRKNQYEEILYRVEEERHEYDYYIGSNLRTIQTLETIANRIANLTNEEKAIFKLQPKLGTDSTIYQKIIRKIYDKEKGLEVIEALHENPAVAVPIVLRRLKQKDEEWKRAHREWNKVWRETEQKIFYKSLDHIGLTFKQTDKKLLTTRSLVSEITTVKAEQNSKRKNPALPLPKSQLVFKMADNDVLLDILRLVLSFLEHGGSYSSNDRERMEAFFRSFLELFFSLPPNLISERFPENEGRKSSSPEAEDESKTDGGAAATAAGAVSNGSTGAGGSKKRAREPSGDLLRDVLKKSRFNGRADLSPSAEVELDTETDSPAETPVPSAEDTTGAENTNIPRFGDSEDAWLKHAQTSPSPELGAKNDNQKREVFNLFANTTIYVFVRILQILYDRLEEVKGYESLVSEEIANSFNVDFANDLGLYDTKLADMGLRFDSKDCYGQLLSLSERLIEGEVEHQWFEEAIRQAYRNRAYKFYTIDKIVQALVKHVHAIVGDQKSSDVLVLFQADRVEPLSDIKKQIAYRMQVKKIIGSDESLFRIDWNDEEKRIGFQFLGNYDLTMRDIKKAEDKWNYYLTSYMMSVPTEGVALDRIKAPLLYRSMIELVDENYPFVIIEQGLMARVCMNTYKLFFEAGTVDFFTRPGVDNSVLRTPAVLEGRKNRWSSIIDGPDGWKSGLSETDIKNTEDRFKIWEEQGPEAFEKWEAPVVAVEPEATANGTSDEQTNQTEAAVVPTGETTVDEAKPLEAPADAMEVETTSNGVKAADDTTSEPAAGEPSSEKSEVVAPESKLTTDDEPKPKLDASSEVKSENDSKPEPSAGEQEASAAAATETSSPSSAPTSTTNPAGDADQQPPKAADGDVEMSG